The proteins below are encoded in one region of Myxococcales bacterium:
- a CDS encoding zinc-ribbon domain-containing protein, with the protein MKITCEACGAKYSIADEKVAGKAFKIQCKKCNASIVIHNEQQGVSETDDSSTELWHVVVDGEQQGPLSAQRVGQLIAGGDIDWDGYVWREGFDDWKVARDVQELVQAVKGSSSVSSQAAIQVGSSADEADLFDSDDEVTRAQSTESVKDIIASASKVTRASAAAGADLFSASPEPLPATAPAAQPTPSTAAAFSPFGSANGPNSAAIQPSNSESLGSAPSNAGDDNLIGARHENSVLFHCPTLKISRPNVPRPSNSLPP; encoded by the coding sequence ATGAAAATCACGTGCGAAGCCTGCGGCGCAAAATACTCCATTGCCGATGAAAAAGTAGCTGGAAAAGCTTTTAAGATTCAGTGCAAGAAATGCAATGCTTCGATCGTTATCCATAATGAGCAGCAGGGTGTTTCTGAGACCGACGATAGTAGCACTGAACTTTGGCACGTCGTAGTCGATGGGGAACAACAGGGACCGCTTAGTGCACAGCGCGTGGGTCAACTCATTGCAGGTGGCGACATTGATTGGGATGGCTACGTCTGGCGGGAGGGTTTTGATGACTGGAAAGTTGCGCGAGACGTCCAAGAACTTGTCCAAGCCGTAAAGGGATCCTCCTCTGTTTCATCCCAAGCCGCGATTCAAGTGGGAAGCAGTGCCGATGAAGCCGATTTGTTTGATAGCGACGATGAAGTCACGCGTGCTCAAAGCACTGAGAGCGTCAAAGATATCATTGCATCCGCATCGAAAGTAACTCGCGCTTCGGCAGCCGCAGGAGCCGATTTGTTTTCAGCCAGCCCCGAGCCCTTGCCTGCAACGGCGCCCGCTGCGCAGCCCACACCTTCAACAGCAGCCGCCTTCTCTCCTTTTGGAAGCGCGAACGGGCCAAACTCTGCAGCAATCCAACCAAGCAACTCTGAGTCGTTAGGGAGCGCTCCTTCAAATGCAGGTGACGATAACTTAATTGGAGCTCGTCACGAAAACTCCGTACTTTTTCATTGTCCAACCTTAAAGATCTCTCGACCCAACGTCCCGAGACCCAGCAACAGTCTGCCGCCGTAA